A genomic segment from Deinococcus aestuarii encodes:
- a CDS encoding Rieske 2Fe-2S domain-containing protein, which yields MTDTPPSCPQSRRTFLKLTAATGAAVALGRRAGAQTASSPAKSGDLLMYQDGPKKGQAVKAADLKEGEAVWAMAVDPATKKPRDAMKSGVVLVRLKPAEIKDSSKKNASGGVVAYSSVCTHQGCPTKEIGSLGQGKGNIICTCHGSIFDPRDNATVLGGPAPRRLAALPLKAGAGGGLVAAAEFTGRVGVK from the coding sequence ATGACCGACACGCCGCCGAGTTGCCCCCAGAGCCGCCGCACCTTCCTCAAGCTGACCGCCGCGACGGGCGCCGCCGTGGCGCTGGGCCGCCGCGCCGGGGCGCAGACCGCGAGCAGCCCCGCCAAGAGCGGCGACCTCCTGATGTACCAGGACGGCCCGAAAAAAGGTCAGGCCGTCAAGGCCGCCGACCTGAAAGAGGGCGAGGCCGTCTGGGCGATGGCGGTGGACCCGGCCACGAAAAAGCCGCGCGACGCCATGAAGTCGGGCGTGGTTCTGGTGCGGCTCAAGCCTGCCGAGATCAAGGACAGCTCCAAGAAAAACGCCTCGGGCGGGGTGGTCGCGTACTCCAGCGTCTGCACCCACCAGGGCTGCCCCACCAAGGAGATCGGCTCGCTGGGGCAGGGCAAGGGCAACATCATCTGCACCTGCCACGGCTCGATCTTCGACCCGCGCGACAACGCGACCGTTCTCGGCGGCCCGGCTCCCCGCCGCCTCGCCGCCCTGCCGCTCAAGGCGGGCGCGGGCGGGGGGCTCGTCGCCGCCGCTGAGTTCACGGGCCGGGTCGGCGTCAAGTAA
- a CDS encoding helix-turn-helix domain-containing protein, whose amino-acid sequence MNERLIRERERLERAWHRYISSRVEVPAPGEPVPDEVAASWARSAQTVPPERVCAPVENDADVRHAWQESRLEHASRPLLAELVNLAEDGDLIVAVADAGGQLLWTSGSERMHRLASGINFVPGGHWDESSVGTNALALALRTRQAVRVFAAEHFVQTVHDWVCYSAPIRDPVTGELLGVLDFSTTWERSTPLGLASTRHYAGLIEGGLTPVQGVAEGLTLRLCGPPRVVLQGRSLHLTPRQHELLAVMALCPDGLTLDAMHAHVYGDLPVSLSTLKSEISTLRALLGGAVASRPYRLTLGVSFDALSVEAALLSGQPGRALDTYDGPLLPHSASPLLTYWREYLDAALREAVSRARDPELLWRYTNRFDDPELLHDLEALLAPGDPRLPMARARRAALGEM is encoded by the coding sequence ATGAACGAACGGCTCATCCGGGAGCGTGAGCGGCTGGAACGCGCCTGGCACCGGTACATCTCTTCGCGGGTGGAAGTCCCCGCGCCCGGGGAACCCGTCCCCGACGAGGTGGCGGCGTCGTGGGCGCGCTCCGCCCAGACGGTCCCCCCCGAGCGCGTCTGCGCTCCTGTCGAGAACGACGCCGACGTGCGGCACGCCTGGCAGGAGTCGCGGCTGGAACATGCCAGCCGTCCCCTCCTCGCCGAACTCGTCAACCTCGCCGAGGACGGAGACCTGATCGTCGCGGTCGCGGACGCGGGCGGGCAACTGCTGTGGACCAGCGGCAGCGAGCGGATGCACCGCCTGGCGAGCGGCATCAACTTCGTGCCCGGCGGCCACTGGGACGAGTCCAGCGTGGGCACGAACGCGCTGGCGCTCGCCCTGCGGACGCGGCAGGCGGTGCGGGTCTTCGCCGCCGAGCATTTCGTCCAGACCGTGCACGACTGGGTGTGCTACTCCGCGCCCATCCGCGACCCGGTGACGGGCGAGCTGCTCGGCGTCCTCGACTTCAGCACGACCTGGGAACGCAGCACGCCGCTCGGCCTGGCGAGCACCCGCCACTACGCGGGCCTGATCGAGGGGGGCCTGACCCCGGTCCAGGGGGTGGCCGAGGGCCTGACCCTGCGGCTGTGCGGGCCGCCGCGCGTCGTCCTCCAGGGCCGGTCCCTGCACCTCACGCCCCGGCAACACGAGCTGCTGGCGGTCATGGCGCTGTGTCCGGACGGGCTCACCCTCGACGCCATGCACGCGCACGTCTACGGCGACCTGCCCGTCAGCCTCAGCACCCTCAAGTCCGAGATCAGCACCCTGCGCGCCCTGCTCGGCGGGGCCGTCGCCTCCCGCCCCTACCGCCTGACGCTGGGGGTGAGTTTCGACGCCCTGAGCGTCGAGGCCGCGCTGCTCTCGGGCCAGCCGGGGCGGGCGCTCGACACCTACGACGGGCCGCTGCTGCCCCACAGCGCCTCGCCGCTGCTGACCTACTGGCGCGAGTACCTCGACGCCGCCCTGCGCGAGGCCGTCTCCCGCGCCCGCGACCCCGAACTGCTGTGGCGCTACACCAACCGCTTCGACGACCCCGAACTCCTCCACGACCTCGAAGCCCTGCTCGCCCCGGGCGACCCGAGGCTGCCGATGGCGCGGGCCCGGCGGGCGGCGCTGGGGGAGATGTAG
- a CDS encoding PQQ-dependent dehydrogenase, methanol/ethanol family encodes MRRILTAVLAMAGTWGAAQVGNYTNVTDARLQNPEAANWLMYRGNYSNWGYSPLNRITAANVSRLRPVWAFSTGQSEGHEAPAIVNNGVMFITAPMNKLFALNAATGQLLWKYERELPDDITSCCDVVNRGVAVYGDMVYMGTLDAHILAFNAKTGKIAWDRTIEDYKKRYTITSAPLVADGKLITGVHGGEYGIRGFLEAMDPKTGKSAWKSYTTVAASYPQGGAAQGGAPTWLTGSYDPATKTVYWGTGNPSPWMDPRRKASDDLKWSSSVIAVDVGTGRIKSGFQYSPNDAWDYDGVNEQILIDATINGKATKAMVSAHRNGFLYLFDRAGGGVAYKNASKYVTVTAYKGINAQGRPIWDPQHRPDIGKQVNACPSFLGGKNWQPAAYSPQTRLVYIPSNEWCMDIKGAQTKYAAGEAYVGAEFELNPVPNLGHVGKLQAVDPVTGRQVWKQTWNAPLWAGVLTTAGGLVFTGNTADRDFMAFDAASGKKLWSFKTNSGVIGTPVSYSVNGKQYVGVFSGYGGAIPLWAGPMAQLTKDTPRGGVFWVFAVD; translated from the coding sequence ATGCGTAGGATTCTGACGGCGGTACTGGCGATGGCGGGGACCTGGGGCGCGGCACAGGTGGGCAATTACACGAACGTGACGGACGCCCGGCTCCAGAACCCGGAGGCCGCCAACTGGCTGATGTACCGGGGCAACTACAGCAACTGGGGCTACTCGCCGCTGAACCGCATCACGGCGGCGAATGTCAGTCGCCTGCGCCCGGTGTGGGCCTTCTCGACCGGGCAGTCGGAGGGGCACGAGGCCCCCGCCATCGTGAACAACGGGGTCATGTTCATCACCGCGCCGATGAACAAGCTCTTCGCCCTCAACGCCGCCACCGGCCAACTGCTGTGGAAGTACGAGCGCGAGCTGCCCGACGACATCACGAGCTGCTGCGACGTGGTGAACCGGGGCGTGGCCGTGTACGGCGACATGGTGTACATGGGCACGCTCGACGCCCACATCCTCGCCTTCAACGCCAAGACCGGCAAGATCGCCTGGGACCGGACCATCGAGGATTACAAGAAGCGCTACACGATCACCTCGGCCCCCCTCGTCGCGGACGGCAAGCTCATCACGGGCGTGCACGGCGGCGAGTACGGCATCCGGGGCTTTCTGGAGGCGATGGACCCGAAGACGGGCAAGTCCGCGTGGAAGAGCTACACCACCGTCGCGGCGAGCTACCCCCAGGGCGGAGCGGCCCAGGGCGGCGCCCCCACCTGGCTCACCGGCTCGTACGACCCCGCCACCAAGACCGTGTACTGGGGCACCGGCAACCCGAGCCCCTGGATGGACCCCCGCCGCAAGGCCAGCGACGATTTGAAGTGGTCTTCTTCCGTGATCGCGGTGGACGTGGGCACCGGGCGCATCAAGTCGGGCTTCCAGTATTCCCCCAATGATGCCTGGGACTACGACGGGGTGAACGAGCAGATCCTCATCGATGCCACCATCAATGGCAAGGCGACGAAGGCGATGGTGTCCGCCCACCGCAACGGCTTCCTGTACCTCTTCGACCGCGCGGGCGGCGGCGTGGCGTACAAGAACGCCAGCAAGTACGTGACGGTCACGGCCTACAAGGGCATCAATGCCCAGGGCCGCCCGATCTGGGACCCACAGCACCGCCCCGACATCGGCAAGCAGGTCAACGCCTGTCCGAGCTTCCTGGGCGGCAAGAACTGGCAGCCCGCCGCCTACTCCCCGCAGACCCGGCTGGTGTACATCCCCAGCAACGAATGGTGCATGGACATCAAGGGCGCCCAGACCAAGTACGCGGCGGGCGAGGCGTACGTGGGCGCGGAATTCGAACTCAACCCCGTGCCCAACCTCGGGCACGTGGGCAAGCTCCAGGCGGTCGATCCGGTGACCGGCAGGCAGGTCTGGAAGCAGACGTGGAACGCGCCGCTGTGGGCCGGGGTCCTCACCACGGCGGGCGGGCTCGTCTTCACCGGCAACACCGCCGACCGCGACTTCATGGCCTTCGACGCCGCGAGCGGCAAGAAGCTGTGGTCCTTCAAGACCAACTCGGGCGTGATCGGCACCCCGGTGAGCTACTCGGTGAACGGCAAGCAGTACGTCGGCGTCTTCAGCGGCTACGGCGGCGCGATCCCGCTGTGGGCCGGGCCGATGGCGCAGCTCACCAAGGACACGCCGCGCGGCGGGGTCTTCTGGGTCTTCGCCGTCGATTGA
- a CDS encoding MFS transporter, with protein MSQPALEGTAQAAPGRWSALSRLAVAVVLAMAPWFSAAAVLPQLRAAWGLTDAAASWLTLAVQLGFVAGAVLSAALNLADRVPPRRLILVGSLLAAGANLGLLVAGGPVVAGVLRALTGASLALVYPPALKAMSAWFRTGRGVALGVMVGALTLGSALPHLVNGLGGANWRGVILTTSVLAALGGLIAARVGEGPHRFPPAVFRPAQAWRILTGRGVGLATLGYLGHMWELYAMWAWFAAFFGGVLTAGGVPDPARGAAYATFAVVGVGALGCYVGGVLGDRWGRTRLTALAMGLSGGCALALAFLSQAAPPVVLALSLFWGFWIIADSAQFSTIVSEIADPAYVGTALTAQLALGFTLTAASIALVPVLVRAGGWALAFAVLAMGPFLGVVAMRLLARTPEAARIAGGRG; from the coding sequence ATGTCACAACCCGCCTTGGAGGGGACGGCCCAGGCTGCCCCGGGACGCTGGTCGGCCCTGTCGCGCCTCGCGGTGGCCGTCGTGCTGGCGATGGCGCCGTGGTTCTCGGCGGCGGCGGTGTTGCCGCAACTGCGGGCGGCGTGGGGTCTCACGGATGCGGCGGCTTCCTGGCTCACGCTCGCGGTGCAACTGGGTTTCGTGGCGGGGGCGGTGCTCAGCGCGGCGCTCAACCTCGCGGACCGGGTGCCGCCCCGGCGGCTGATCCTGGTGGGGTCGCTGCTCGCCGCCGGGGCGAACCTGGGGCTGCTCGTGGCGGGCGGCCCGGTGGTGGCCGGGGTTCTGCGCGCGCTGACCGGAGCCTCCCTTGCGCTCGTCTACCCCCCGGCGCTCAAGGCGATGTCGGCGTGGTTTCGCACCGGGCGTGGCGTGGCGCTCGGCGTGATGGTCGGGGCGCTGACCCTGGGCTCCGCTCTGCCGCATCTCGTGAACGGGCTGGGGGGGGCGAACTGGCGCGGCGTCATCCTCACGACGAGCGTGCTCGCCGCCCTGGGAGGCCTGATCGCCGCGCGGGTGGGGGAGGGGCCGCACCGCTTTCCGCCCGCCGTGTTCCGGCCCGCGCAGGCGTGGCGCATCCTGACGGGCCGGGGGGTGGGGCTCGCCACGCTGGGCTACCTCGGGCACATGTGGGAGCTGTACGCGATGTGGGCGTGGTTCGCGGCCTTTTTCGGGGGGGTCCTGACGGCGGGGGGAGTGCCGGACCCGGCGCGCGGCGCGGCCTACGCCACCTTCGCGGTCGTGGGGGTGGGGGCGCTGGGCTGCTACGTCGGCGGCGTCCTCGGCGACCGCTGGGGGCGCACCCGGCTCACCGCCCTGGCGATGGGGCTTTCAGGTGGATGTGCCCTCGCGCTCGCGTTCCTCTCGCAGGCCGCACCGCCCGTGGTCCTCGCCCTCAGCCTCTTCTGGGGCTTCTGGATCATCGCCGACTCGGCGCAGTTCTCGACCATCGTGAGCGAGATCGCCGACCCGGCCTACGTGGGCACGGCGCTGACCGCGCAGCTCGCGCTGGGCTTCACCCTCACCGCCGCGAGCATCGCCCTGGTGCCCGTCCTCGTGCGGGCGGGGGGCTGGGCGCTGGCCTTCGCGGTCCTGGCGATGGGGCCCTTTCTCGGCGTGGTCGCCATGCGGCTGCTCGCCCGCACGCCCGAGGCGGCGCGGATCGCGGGCGGGCGCGGCTGA